From one Pempheris klunzingeri isolate RE-2024b chromosome 9, fPemKlu1.hap1, whole genome shotgun sequence genomic stretch:
- the il12ba gene encoding interleukin 12Ba precursor yields MIVKMNLFVFSIVCAFLRVQVSGRNPMRHWTLLPHILVVEVDGTVGQQPLSCLESPEELAGRDGGSQEIFWMKNGVKEAQRGNSYLVQLEESIGGGNYTCHSKDGSLLNHTVVLIQEDDTKRRKILVTTDKDYLKCSAQNFDGEFHCSWTWHSSRVGKVAFIKAGRISDDNESQCSVDLSGQRWTCSSGWGNFSCWVDNSGHRILCVDKEHCPYAEESQQIYVEIYVRTGHFLVENYSKHFHLSEIVKPDKVRISKVNTSMVEWSYPSSWSSPFSYFPLTFQIAQLKGECKRCDNPCADSKAGKTLKVHSTDICQFEVKHKTKTVCVRAKDALCNSQWSEWSHLRLRRAKRNKKQRA; encoded by the exons ATGATTGTCAAG ATGAACTTATTTGTTTTCAGCATTGTCTGTGCGTTTCTGCGAGTACAAGTCAGCGGCCGAAATCCGATGCGCCACTGGACCCTGCTGCCCCACA TCTTGGTTGTGGAGGTGGATGGCACTGTGGGCCAGCAGCCCCTGAGCTGCCTGGAGTCGCCGGAGGAGCTTGCAGGGAGAGACGGCGGGAGTCAGGAGATTTTTTGGATGAAGAACGGAGTGAAGGAAGCTCAGAGGGGAAACTCTTATCTAGTGCAGCTGGAGGAAAGTATAGGGGGGGGCAACTACACCTGCCACAGCAAGGACGGATCACTCCTCAATCACACTGTGGTGCTGATCCAAGAGGATGACACTAAGAGGAGGAAGATTCTTGTGACGACTGACAAAG ATTATTTAAAGTGCTCCGCTCAAAATTTTGACGGAGAGTTCCACTGCTCGTGGACCTGGCACAGCAGTCGCGTTGGCAAAGTGGCATTTATCAAAGCTGGACG CATTTCTGACGACAATGAATCCCAGTGTTCTGTGGATCTGAGCGGCCAGCGCTGGACATGCTCCTCAGGTTGGGGTAACTTCAGCTGTTGGGTGGACAACAGCGGACACAGGATCTTGTGTGTGGACAAGGAGCACTGCCCCTATGCTGAGGAGAGCCAGCAGATCTACGTGGAGATCTATGTGAGGACTGGGCACTTCCTGGTGGAAAACTACTCTAAGCACTTTCACCTGTCAGAGATAG TGAAACCTGATAAGGTGAGGATCAGTAAAGTCAACACTTCGATGGTGGAGTGGAGTTACCCAAGCTCCTGGAGCAGTCCCTTCTCCTACTTCCCCCTCACTTTCCAGATTGCACAGCTCAAAGGGGAATGCAAAAGGTGTGATAACCCATGCGCTGATTCAAAAGCTGGAAAG ACCTTGAAAGTCCACTCTACAGACATTTGCCAGTTTGAAGtcaagcacaaaacaaaaactgtgtgcgTGCGAGCTAAAGATGCTCTTTGTAACTCACAATGGAGCGAATGGAGCCATCTCAG ATTGAGGAGAGCCAAGAGGAACAAAAAACAACGTGCATAA